One window of the Capnocytophaga haemolytica genome contains the following:
- a CDS encoding DUF4369 domain-containing protein — protein MKRILIFAILGMIISCSHTEEKDLMVVNGDIEGLKKGTIYLQQIQDGKLVNLDSVKADGNGKFTFKRKLTSPEVFYIYLDLSKKAGTDLGDRLLFFGEPKTITINSAYDMFEVKAKISGSETQQQYDEYLKTIRRFSFHNAELLEKQVNALRANNIAEADSLGKISERNQLHRHLFVLNYALHHPDSYISPYVVLSDAADTGVKYLDSIYNGFSKDVASSKYGKEMKLYIEEMHKISQ, from the coding sequence ATGAAAAGAATACTGATTTTTGCTATTTTAGGAATGATCATAAGTTGTTCGCATACAGAGGAGAAAGACCTTATGGTAGTAAATGGAGATATTGAAGGATTAAAAAAAGGCACCATCTACTTACAGCAAATTCAAGATGGCAAACTTGTCAATCTCGATTCGGTAAAGGCGGATGGCAATGGCAAATTTACCTTTAAGAGAAAACTCACATCACCTGAGGTCTTCTATATTTACCTCGATCTGAGTAAGAAAGCAGGTACTGACCTCGGAGATCGGTTGTTGTTCTTCGGGGAGCCTAAGACGATTACCATCAATAGTGCGTATGATATGTTTGAAGTGAAGGCAAAAATCTCTGGGTCGGAAACCCAACAGCAGTATGATGAGTATCTCAAGACGATACGTAGGTTCAGCTTTCACAATGCAGAACTTTTAGAGAAGCAGGTTAACGCCCTCAGAGCTAATAATATAGCTGAGGCGGATTCACTTGGTAAAATCTCCGAACGCAACCAACTGCACCGTCATTTATTTGTGCTCAACTACGCTCTTCACCACCCTGATTCGTATATATCTCCTTATGTGGTGCTTTCCGATGCAGCTGATACAGGGGTAAAATACCTCGATTCGATCTATAATGGATTCTCAAAGGACGTAGCTTCTTCTAAATATGGTAAGGAAATGAAGTTATACATCGAAGAAATGCACAAAATATCTCAGTAA
- a CDS encoding ABC transporter ATP-binding protein, producing MPRYVKNSIAAIEQYARAEVKDPSQITWLLIEYAAIIIGTTIVSAVLMFFMRQLIINVSRYIEYDLKNEIFVKYEQLSMSFYKRNRVGDLMNRISEDVSKVRMYAGPAIMYSVQTITLFVCVIPLMFIISPTLTAYTLIPLPILSVLIYKMSARINTETMRVQAYLSDLTVFSQETFSGIGIIKAYNDEDRTDRQLAALADDGFKKNMKLAKIQAFFIPTMILMIGLSLIFVIFIGGRLYYLGKIESIGVIVEFSIYVMMLTWPVATVGWVSSIVQQAEASQKRINEFLAEEPEIADTVPSAQGSGLSSQLSAQSSKLKAHNTDPTLAVVAPPQSSKLKAQSSIAFKDVSYRYEDTGIEALKDVSFTITPGQTVAIIGKTGSGKSTVLDLITRMYDATEGEVAVEDTPVKEWQVQALRSRISVVPQENFLFSDTIANNLRFGNNATDEQLVEACKRAVVHHNIEGFTHGYESVLGERGVSLSGGQRQRIAIARALLKDADIYLLDDCLSAVDTDTEEKILSNLRDTLKGKTVVIVSHRVSVTKYADKILMLEGGRLVEQGTKEELLAKGGAFKAFYDTQAI from the coding sequence ATGCCGCGCTATGTGAAGAACTCCATAGCCGCTATTGAGCAGTATGCCCGCGCAGAGGTCAAAGACCCCTCGCAGATCACTTGGCTGCTCATCGAGTACGCCGCCATCATCATCGGCACCACTATTGTCTCAGCCGTGTTGATGTTCTTTATGCGGCAACTCATCATCAACGTATCGCGCTACATCGAGTACGACCTCAAGAACGAGATATTTGTAAAGTACGAACAACTATCGATGTCCTTCTACAAGCGCAATCGCGTAGGCGATCTTATGAACCGCATCAGTGAGGACGTCAGCAAGGTGCGTATGTACGCAGGTCCTGCCATAATGTACAGCGTGCAGACCATCACCCTCTTTGTCTGTGTCATACCCCTGATGTTCATCATCTCGCCCACGCTCACCGCCTATACCCTCATACCCCTGCCCATACTCTCAGTGCTTATCTACAAGATGAGCGCGCGCATCAACACCGAGACAATGCGCGTGCAAGCCTACCTCTCAGACCTCACCGTCTTCTCACAAGAAACCTTCTCAGGCATCGGCATCATCAAGGCTTACAACGATGAAGACCGCACCGATAGGCAACTCGCTGCACTCGCTGACGACGGCTTTAAGAAGAATATGAAGCTCGCCAAGATACAAGCCTTCTTCATCCCCACAATGATATTGATGATAGGCCTCAGCCTCATCTTCGTCATCTTCATCGGCGGACGGCTCTACTACCTCGGCAAGATAGAGAGCATCGGGGTAATAGTAGAGTTCAGCATTTATGTGATGATGCTCACTTGGCCTGTGGCTACCGTAGGTTGGGTAAGCTCCATAGTACAACAAGCCGAAGCCTCACAAAAGCGCATCAACGAGTTCTTAGCCGAAGAGCCTGAAATAGCAGATACAGTGCCCAGTGCTCAGGGTTCAGGGCTCAGTTCACAGCTCTCAGCTCAAAGCTCAAAGCTCAAAGCTCATAACACAGACCCCACACTCGCTGTGGTCGCACCGCCTCAAAGCTCAAAGCTCAAGGCTCAAAGCTCAATAGCCTTCAAAGACGTCTCTTATCGCTATGAAGATACAGGCATAGAGGCACTCAAAGACGTCTCTTTTACCATTACGCCAGGGCAGACAGTCGCCATTATTGGCAAAACGGGCAGCGGCAAGAGCACCGTCCTTGACCTCATCACCCGTATGTACGATGCCACTGAGGGAGAGGTCGCTGTAGAGGATACCCCCGTAAAGGAGTGGCAAGTGCAGGCATTGCGCAGTCGCATATCGGTAGTACCACAAGAGAACTTCCTCTTCTCAGACACCATCGCCAATAACCTGCGCTTTGGCAACAACGCCACTGACGAGCAGCTTGTAGAGGCTTGTAAGCGGGCAGTGGTGCACCACAACATTGAGGGCTTTACTCACGGTTATGAGTCAGTGTTGGGCGAGCGAGGCGTCTCCCTCAGTGGCGGACAGCGGCAGCGCATAGCCATAGCCCGTGCCCTGCTCAAAGACGCCGACATCTACCTCCTTGATGACTGTCTTTCAGCCGTAGACACCGACACCGAGGAGAAGATCCTCAGCAACCTACGCGACACGCTCAAAGGCAAGACCGTAGTGATCGTAAGCCACCGTGTATCGGTAACCAAATACGCCGACAAGATACTGATGCTCGAAGGCGGACGCTTAGTAGAGCAAGGTACCAAAGAAGAGCTCCTCGCCAAAGGCGGAGCCTTTAAAGCATTTTATGATACACAAGCGATTTAA
- a CDS encoding class I SAM-dependent methyltransferase, translating to MLHLTKEIQEFVSSYPPRNLSRLLLQKPLFAGTTNRDLVQQIEGIAIAKKKFPFMLKEGIIFPKKMNLEQASSEATAKWKADDMVGNRYLDLTGGSGIDAYFMSEGFKEVTIVEPDRELVTLLRHNWKTFGRKANFWQDKAEDFLQNDKDRYDCIYLDPSRRDAYGTRKFLLDELEPNPIALQPLLRAHTNRVVMKLSPMADLKYLFKMLENIAIVAIIAVKNEVKELVIVQHYDKKPEEVLVHCANLEAKEPDVSFFYDEIEQIAALYAPPKHYLYIPNNAILKSGAFNYIVQRFGVEKLEANTHLYTSDRLITTFAGRVLEVEEVDIDEIIGGKYNIISKNYPLSVDELKKKCKLTEGGEDYLIFTRSIRGIEILRGKLIDVHPDENEHNELIVHSN from the coding sequence ATGTTACATCTTACCAAAGAAATTCAGGAGTTTGTAAGCTCCTATCCACCCCGCAACCTCAGTAGGTTGCTATTGCAGAAGCCCCTATTTGCAGGGACTACCAACCGCGATTTGGTGCAACAAATCGAAGGAATTGCCATTGCAAAGAAGAAATTCCCATTTATGCTCAAAGAGGGGATCATTTTCCCCAAGAAAATGAATTTGGAGCAGGCTTCCTCAGAGGCGACCGCCAAGTGGAAAGCCGATGATATGGTGGGAAACAGGTACTTAGACCTTACTGGCGGCAGCGGAATTGACGCCTACTTTATGTCGGAGGGCTTCAAGGAGGTTACTATTGTTGAGCCTGACCGTGAGCTGGTAACGCTGCTGCGTCATAATTGGAAAACCTTTGGCAGGAAAGCCAACTTCTGGCAGGATAAGGCTGAGGACTTTTTGCAGAACGACAAAGATCGCTATGATTGTATTTATTTAGATCCCTCACGTAGAGACGCTTACGGAACGAGAAAGTTCCTTCTCGACGAGTTGGAACCCAACCCCATCGCCTTACAACCGCTGTTGCGCGCGCATACCAATAGGGTGGTGATGAAACTCTCGCCGATGGCAGACCTTAAATACCTATTCAAAATGCTTGAAAATATAGCTATAGTGGCTATCATTGCCGTTAAGAATGAGGTAAAAGAGCTTGTTATCGTGCAGCATTACGACAAAAAACCCGAAGAAGTGCTCGTACATTGTGCCAATTTGGAGGCTAAAGAGCCCGATGTTAGCTTTTTCTACGATGAAATAGAGCAGATTGCAGCTTTATATGCTCCACCAAAGCATTATTTGTACATTCCGAATAACGCAATCTTGAAATCAGGGGCATTTAACTACATTGTACAGCGTTTTGGAGTGGAAAAACTGGAAGCAAATACCCATTTGTACACTTCTGATCGGTTGATAACTACCTTTGCAGGACGAGTGCTCGAGGTTGAAGAGGTTGACATCGATGAAATCATCGGAGGTAAATACAATATCATCAGTAAAAACTACCCTCTCAGTGTAGATGAACTCAAGAAGAAATGTAAGCTCACCGAAGGAGGGGAAGATTATCTCATTTTTACTCGTTCCATTCGTGGGATAGAGATACTTCGAGGTAAATTAATTGATGTACATCCCGATGAAAATGAGCATAACGAGTTAATAGTTCACTCAAATTAG
- a CDS encoding isochorismate synthase yields the protein MYSNDFMSSVVDPKTIFGDNQPIVFYKEKGKAEPTFIVQSDRKVYRLGEKPAGFVFAPFGGGVDEAIIVPRDKRASVNFMEPPQLREGTLSSIPDESTQHTRLVAKAVEKIRSGAFEKVVLSRKITINYQLDSMMNLLQRMIERYPNAFCYVFYHPEIGMWAGATPELLLNYNDSVVTTMALAGTQPLMGYTHPKWGDKERAEQQVVVDVIKQKLALYSNNVSASSTYTKAAGSVCHLCTDMNAFVGKEVDVWEIVKALHPTPAVCGYPTEKAREFILANEGYDRQYYTGFCGLVEENKLDLYVNLRCMQLKEGKAHLYVGGGITKDSNPESEFAETQHKAQTMLAVL from the coding sequence ATGTATTCAAATGATTTTATGAGTTCAGTTGTAGATCCTAAGACGATCTTCGGCGACAATCAGCCCATTGTGTTTTACAAAGAGAAAGGAAAGGCTGAACCTACTTTTATAGTGCAGAGCGACCGTAAGGTCTATCGCTTAGGCGAGAAGCCTGCGGGCTTTGTTTTTGCACCCTTTGGTGGAGGCGTGGATGAGGCGATTATAGTGCCTCGTGATAAGCGTGCCTCGGTCAATTTTATGGAACCCCCACAGCTGAGAGAGGGTACTCTTTCCTCTATACCTGATGAGAGCACGCAGCATACGCGTTTAGTGGCTAAGGCAGTGGAGAAGATACGCTCAGGTGCCTTTGAGAAAGTGGTGCTTTCGCGCAAGATTACCATCAACTATCAGCTTGATAGTATGATGAACCTCTTGCAGCGGATGATTGAGCGTTACCCCAATGCCTTTTGTTATGTCTTCTACCACCCCGAGATAGGTATGTGGGCGGGGGCTACCCCAGAGCTGTTGCTCAACTATAATGATAGTGTGGTTACTACAATGGCATTGGCAGGTACACAGCCACTTATGGGCTATACCCACCCAAAGTGGGGCGATAAAGAGCGCGCCGAACAACAGGTTGTCGTAGATGTTATCAAACAGAAATTAGCCCTTTACAGCAATAATGTAAGTGCCTCATCTACCTATACGAAAGCCGCAGGAAGCGTATGCCATCTGTGTACAGATATGAATGCGTTTGTAGGGAAAGAAGTAGACGTGTGGGAGATAGTAAAAGCCTTGCACCCAACGCCTGCGGTCTGTGGTTACCCTACTGAGAAAGCACGTGAGTTTATCCTCGCCAACGAGGGCTATGACAGGCAGTACTACACAGGCTTCTGCGGACTTGTGGAAGAAAATAAGTTAGACCTGTACGTCAATCTGCGCTGTATGCAGCTTAAAGAGGGCAAAGCACATCTATACGTAGGTGGTGGCATCACCAAGGACTCTAACCCAGAGAGCGAGTTTGCCGAGACGCAGCACAAAGCGCAGACAATGCTCGCGGTGCTGTAA
- a CDS encoding acyltransferase family protein gives MAQKRNPLIDLLKGFAITLVVAGHASQWFSGYDLTNRLFITIYSFHMPLFMLLSGYVCYNESHRVNLKKRFQVLVVPFFVWFFINILVYHHILDYKDVISRLYNLIYDPATGNWFLWILFWLCILLYFALKISKKHTELVLLSFWGVIAIAFFALGSPDPSFGLYQLSWCTVHFALGYILHKYEPFLIKYVRIAGIISIFAFPILILGVPKANTSSFLSENTHVSESFKQLMQITHLYLVSLTGILASYKLGEWLNARQSKLRTLFIYLGTISLEIYVTHYYAYFLVEKLNTIIGDHFYVKVLLFTTLAIAGSDLFQRLVRYCKPLRKLLYGRD, from the coding sequence ATGGCACAAAAACGTAATCCACTCATTGATTTGTTAAAAGGATTTGCGATCACGCTGGTGGTGGCAGGGCACGCTTCGCAGTGGTTTTCGGGCTATGACCTTACCAATAGGCTGTTTATTACCATTTATAGCTTCCATATGCCGCTATTTATGCTGCTTTCAGGCTATGTTTGCTATAATGAATCCCATCGCGTGAACCTAAAAAAGCGATTTCAGGTGCTTGTAGTCCCTTTTTTTGTGTGGTTTTTCATAAATATACTTGTTTATCATCATATTCTCGACTATAAGGACGTAATTTCAAGGCTCTACAACCTCATTTACGATCCTGCGACAGGCAATTGGTTCCTGTGGATACTGTTTTGGCTCTGCATTTTGCTCTATTTTGCCCTCAAAATCTCCAAAAAACACACGGAATTAGTGCTACTTTCCTTCTGGGGAGTGATCGCAATAGCCTTTTTCGCCTTAGGTTCACCCGATCCATCTTTTGGGCTCTACCAGTTGTCGTGGTGTACAGTACACTTCGCATTGGGCTACATTCTGCATAAATATGAACCTTTTTTGATCAAATATGTACGAATAGCGGGTATTATTAGTATTTTTGCGTTCCCAATCTTGATTCTTGGGGTGCCAAAAGCCAATACATCGAGCTTTTTATCGGAAAACACACACGTTTCTGAGAGTTTCAAGCAACTTATGCAGATCACACACCTATATTTAGTATCACTTACGGGTATTTTAGCCTCTTATAAGCTCGGTGAGTGGCTAAATGCGAGGCAAAGTAAGTTGCGTACGCTCTTCATTTACTTAGGTACGATATCGTTGGAAATCTATGTAACGCATTATTACGCCTACTTTTTGGTCGAGAAGCTCAATACCATCATCGGCGATCACTTTTACGTCAAGGTGCTGCTCTTTACCACACTTGCCATCGCAGGATCTGATCTATTCCAAAGGCTCGTTCGATATTGCAAACCGCTACGTAAACTGCTTTACGGTCGTGATTAG
- a CDS encoding DUF6261 family protein produces MYTLLQVKRINAAKLNNDEYTQFMKEVVTNAVTATIEKLAITEDLLTEMRKKIDNLTEASHQSRVNQSSDSIEGLDKLRSNLLSYLVIEFKNSRKSGVHNEAVAAGALYKEFKNYTSTHNTPKRQKSQIIDSFLKDIDKPENLANIDILRLAESVKKLKDTNKRYQEMVAGRSEEELNRPRINVRKERKELRDLYLYLIAHAEAKNIVEPSDEAAAFITKTNKLIDDTVRAHSQRVGIAVANKKKNNLDDEELPQPVAAFKVTNN; encoded by the coding sequence ATGTATACATTATTGCAAGTAAAACGGATCAATGCTGCAAAGCTCAATAATGATGAGTATACGCAGTTTATGAAAGAGGTAGTAACGAATGCTGTTACAGCAACTATCGAGAAACTGGCTATCACTGAGGATCTACTGACAGAGATGCGAAAGAAGATAGATAATCTTACAGAAGCATCGCATCAAAGTCGTGTAAATCAGAGCTCTGATAGTATTGAAGGTTTGGATAAGTTACGTAGCAATTTGCTATCGTACTTAGTGATTGAATTTAAGAATTCACGTAAAAGTGGTGTTCATAATGAGGCTGTTGCAGCTGGTGCACTTTACAAAGAGTTCAAAAACTATACCAGTACGCATAATACACCGAAGCGTCAGAAGTCGCAAATCATCGATTCTTTCCTTAAAGATATCGATAAACCCGAGAATTTAGCGAATATAGATATTTTACGACTCGCTGAATCGGTAAAAAAGCTAAAGGATACCAATAAACGTTATCAAGAGATGGTAGCAGGGCGTTCAGAAGAGGAGCTTAATCGCCCGAGAATCAATGTACGTAAGGAACGCAAGGAGCTTCGTGATCTTTATCTTTATTTGATTGCGCACGCTGAAGCAAAGAATATTGTGGAACCTTCAGATGAAGCAGCAGCATTTATCACCAAAACGAATAAGCTCATTGACGACACGGTAAGAGCGCACAGCCAACGAGTAGGTATAGCGGTTGCCAACAAAAAGAAAAACAATTTAGATGACGAGGAGCTACCTCAACCTGTGGCAGCTTTTAAAGTTACGAATAATTAG
- a CDS encoding DUF4421 family protein — translation MGLRKIIGINILASTNIFPLENDRKLKSNIIDLQAHRYGKYLFFDAYYQDYEGFYLRDSKPTEPNYRNLSMQQVGIEATYVWNGKRFSARAAFEQSELQVRSAGSFLFGNGVYWHRVEPDPDLQGLTDTSFENIQVGFHFGYVYTWVLGQRWALTFGEIIGANFGNQSDAFRAWKLKLHPTTMTRLSAIYAKNDWLISFQSIFNNKSVYPINGKPIRIVASLLQISFTKHLNL, via the coding sequence GTGGGTCTACGTAAGATTATAGGCATCAACATACTGGCTTCAACTAATATATTCCCTCTGGAGAACGATCGGAAACTGAAGAGCAACATCATTGATTTACAAGCGCATAGGTATGGTAAATACCTATTTTTCGACGCATATTATCAAGACTATGAAGGTTTCTACCTCAGGGATAGCAAACCTACCGAACCCAACTATCGCAACCTATCGATGCAGCAGGTAGGCATTGAAGCCACTTACGTATGGAATGGCAAGCGCTTTTCGGCTCGTGCCGCCTTCGAACAAAGCGAATTGCAGGTGCGATCAGCGGGTAGCTTCCTCTTTGGTAATGGGGTTTACTGGCACAGAGTTGAGCCCGACCCTGATTTACAAGGGCTTACGGACACTTCATTTGAGAACATTCAAGTGGGTTTCCACTTTGGCTACGTCTATACTTGGGTGCTTGGGCAGCGATGGGCGCTTACTTTTGGTGAAATCATCGGCGCTAATTTCGGCAACCAATCTGATGCTTTTAGAGCTTGGAAACTCAAGCTGCACCCTACGACTATGACCCGTTTATCTGCCATTTATGCTAAAAATGACTGGCTTATTTCCTTTCAAAGTATCTTCAACAACAAATCCGTGTACCCTATCAACGGGAAACCTATACGAATAGTAGCCTCTTTGCTACAAATATCCTTCACCAAACACCTTAACTTGTAA